TACTCCTCGTTCCTGCGGCACACCCGCCGCGTGGGGAAGAAGTACGATCTCGACCCGCGCGAGATCCTTGTCGAACTCGGCGCGATGGAGGTCGTCGGCGGTCAAGAGGACCTGATCACCGACGTCGCCTCGCGGCTCGCCGAAGAGCGCGACGCGGGCGCGGCCGCCGAGGCCGCCTCCGACGACTGAACGACGCCGCAGAATTCGTTTTATTCAGAGATCGTCGCGGGGTTCGATCAGTTCGAGCACGTGCCCGTCCGGGTCGGTGACGAAGGCGATCCGCCCGCTCACGCCCGTCGAGTCGAGCGGACCGCGCAGGAGTTCGCTTTCGGTCTCCTCGGTGAGCCGTTCGACCAGCGCATCGGTGTCGTCGACTTCGAGCGCGAGGTGGTCGAAGCGCCGAGTCGACGGTTCGCCGAGGTCGTGCTCTTCCTTGTGTTTGAACTGGATCTCCGTCTCGCTCTCGCCGCGGACGTAGACGTTGCGCGCGTCGTCGCCGCCGACGAAGTCGTTGGTCTTCTCAAGTCCGAGTTCGCCGACGTAGAAGCCGAGAGTCTGTTCGACGTCCGACACCCAGATGGCGCTGTGGATGACGTCCATACTCGTCCGTCGGACGGGTGGTCGCATAAATGTCGTGGATACTCAACTCGGCGGAGGGGAGGGGCCGTGTCCCGGTGGCGGGGAAGGGATCGTCTCCGGTGGCGACGGGGTGCGGTCCACCGGATCACCAACCTATTTGACGTCGCCCTCGGTAGAGCGCGTATGGCAGTCGAAGACGACACACGCGAGGAGTTGGCCGAAGCGCTGTACGACGCGCTGCGAACGCAGGACCCCATCGACCGGCTCACCGCCGAGCACGACCTGACGATGGAGGATGCCTACGATATCCAGACCCGGTTCATCGATCGGCGACTCGACGACGGCGCGGAGATCGTCGGCCACAAGATCGGCCTGACGAGCGACGGCATTCAGGAACAACTGGGCGTCGACGAACCCGACTTCGGCCGTCTGCTCGATACGATGTTCGTCGAGGGACGCGAGATTCCCGGCGAGGACCTGATCGCCCCGCGGGTCGAACCCGAGATCGGTTTCGTGATGGAGGAGACGCTCGAAGCGCCCGTGACGTACCTCGACGTGTTGGACGCGACGAGCGCCGTGCTCCCCGTCGTCGAAGTCATCGACAGCCGCGTTCGCGACTGGGACATCCGCATTCAAGACACCATCGCGGACAACGCCTCCTCGGCGCTCTACGTCGCGGGCGAGCAGGCGAGCCTCGCCGACACCGACCTCTCCTTGGAGGGCGTCAAGCTCTACAAGAACGGCACGCTCGAATCCTCAGGCGTCGGCGCGGCGGTCCTCGATCACCCCGCGCGGTCGGTCGCGTGGCTCGCGAACACGCTCGCCGATCTCGACGAGCGCATCGAGGCCGGACACGTCGTCCTCAGCGGGTCGTTGACGCCGGCGGTCGATCTCGCGCCGGGTGACGTCGTCTCCGTGGAGTTCACCTCGATCGGCACGGTGAACGCCCGGCTCGCGGAGGAGTAGCGTCGAAAAGTCGTATCGAAGAGTATCGTCGAAACGTCGCGTCGAAGAGTATCGTCGAAACGTCGCGTCGAAGAGTATCGTCGAAACGTCGCGTCGAAGAGTATCGTCGAAACGTAGTATCGAAGAGAAGATCCGATTCGGCGCGGTAGACGAGTTACTTGTCCGTGTACGGAATGCCGCCGAGGCTGTACTGCGTCCCGAACCACTGGTGATCGTCTTCTGAGCCGATGTTCTCCTGCCAGACGACCGTCTCCCAGTCGGGCTCGAAGTTGAGGTAACCGGGGCCGGCGAACAGTTCGAGGCGGATCCCGCTGGCTGGGTCGTTCACGTAGAGGTAGTTCGCGTTCGTGATGGCGTGCTTGCCCGGGCCGCCGTCGATCTCGACGTTGTTCTCCGCGAGGATGTCCGCGGCGTCCCAGAGGTCCTGCAGATGATCGAGGTGGTAGGCGATGTGGTGGAACTCCGTCTCGTCCTCTTCGAGGCGGTGCACGGCGAGGTCGTGCGGGAGCGGCGTCGTCGCGTGCCACCAGCCCCAGATCGTGCCGTCGGCGGACTTGAAAACCTCGTTGAGGCCCATCCCGAACTCCTCCTCGAAGAGCTGCGAGGTCGCCTCGGGGGTTCCGTCCTGCACGTGCGCGTGGTCGATGCGCTGGGGATAGACCCGGTTGGCGTACTCGGGACTGTAGCGACGCATCGGGATGTTCGAACGCTGCTCGCCGTCGATATCGGGCTTTTCCATCTCGTAGTAGATCTCGAAGCGGTGACCCGACTCCGACTCGAACATGATCGAGTCGCCGATACCCGCCTCGTGGCCGTCTTCGGTCCACCAGACGTCGAGGCCCTGCTCCTCGAAGATCTCGGCGTACTCCTCGACGGATTCGGGGTCGGCCGCGCGGAGCCCGATGTGATCGATCGCACCGCGTTCTCCCTCGGTGAGACTCATCGTGTGGTGTTCGTAGTCGCGGAGCGCACAGAGATACGCCGTGTCGTCCTCCCGCTCGACGACCTTCATCCCCATCAGGTCCCGGAAGAACCAGAGCGACTCCTCGAGATCGGGGGTCTCGAACGCTATGTGCCCAAGTTTGGCCAATTCTGCCATATAAAATTCGTTGGTAGTTCTGTTATATACATTTAGCGATCCCTCTGAGTGGCCCGTCGCACTTCGTCGACAGCGCTGTGCGTCAACGGCGTGCAACGGAACTCAGCGCGCGTGGTTCCCCGGAGAAAAATTCGTGTCGTCGCGTGAAGCGTAGGAAGCCCGGAGGTGACGGGTTCAGTCCGCCTGTGCGAAATCGGCGACGCGGTCGCTCGGAACGATGCCGTCGTCGGTCCAGCCGCGGGCCTCGTAGTACTCTTGGATCGAGGATTCGAGATCGGGAAGTTCGTAGGGCAGACGGTCGTCGTCCGTGTCGCGGCCGCGCTGGTTGTTGAAGTGGCGTTCGAGGGTGACGACGCGGTCGCCGACCGCCAGAATGTCCTCGTAGTCCTCGTCGAACAGCGCCTCGAACACCTCCTCCTCGATGATGCGCCCCAGCCCGAACTGACAGAGCACGGCGCTGTCGCGGACGGCGTTGCGGTTCTCCTGGTCGATGAGGAAGTCGGCCTTGCCGGCCGTGCCCTCCGCGGGAATGATGTCGTTGTACTCGGGGATCATCATCGTCGAGTACATATGGTCGGCTCCGCGGTTGCCGACGGCGTAGGAGAGCCCCTGCCCGTGGACGACGCGGCCGTCGTGGGCGGCGAAGTCGAGCCCTTTGACGGTCCAGTTCTCGACGCCGAGGTCCTCGTGGATTCGGTCGATTCCCTCCGCGAGCGTGTCGCCGATTCCCTCGCGGTGGGCGATCTTCTCGATGAGTTCGTGAATCAGTTCGACGTTGCCGAACTCGTCCTCGCTCGCGAGGTAGGCGGCGATGGTGTTCCCACAGGAGATGGTGTCCATCCCGAGGTCGTCACAGAGTTCGTTGGACTTCATGATGTCGACGATGTCGTCGACCAGCGAGTTGCTGCCGAACGCCATCACCGTCTCGAACTCGGGACCTTCGGTCTCCAGTCCGCTCGCCTCGTCTTCGGTGGGAAGCTTGCAGGCGAAGGCACACATCGAGCACGCCGCCTTCTTGTACTTCTTCTCCTCGACGCGGTCGCCGTTGATCTTCTCGGCGTGCTCGAAGGACATCTCCGAGAAGTACTTCGTCGGCAGCGAGAAGTTGTCGTTGAGGATCTGGACGAGGTGGGTCGTCCCCTGCCGGCGGAAGATATCGTCGCTCGTCGCCGCCTGCCGGTGGACGTCCATCTGCACGTCCTCGTTGGGGAGTTCGATCTCCGGTGCGGAGTCGCCGTCGAAGGAGACGCACTTGACGTTCTTCGAGCCGAGTATCGCCCCGAGCCCGCCGCGACCGAACGCCCGCTCGTCGTACGTCATCGCCGCGGCGAAGCGGACCTCGTTCTCTCCGGCGGGGCCGATCGTCACGAGGTTCTCGCTTTCGAGGCCGTGCCGATCGCTCATTTCCTCGGTGACTTCGGGAACGGTCGCGCCCGCGAGTTCCGGTACTTCCTCGAACTCGACGCCCTCGTCGGTGACGTGGACGGCGAGCAGTTCGTCGCTCTCGCCCGCGAGTTCCACGACCGAGTGGCCGGTTTCGACGAAGTTCCGCGAGAGGTAGCCCCCGGCGTTCGAGGAGAGCAGCCCGTCGGTCAGCGGCGAGACGCCGGTCATGTTCATCCGCCCGGTGAAGCTCATCGAGGACTGCTGGAGGGGACCCGAAGCGAAGTACGCGCGGTTTTCCGGTCCCAGCGGGTCCGCGTCGAACGGGATCCGGTCGTGCGCGAGTTTCGTCGAGACGCCGCGCCCGCCGATGAACGCCTCCAGCTCATCGTCGATGGTCGTCGTCTCCGCTGTCCGGTCTCCCACGTCGACCGTCAGCAGCGATCCGTTGGCGTGTAGCATCGTCCGTAGATACGTAACCGAATACAAAAACCCGTCGCACATACGTAACTGAATCAGAGAGCCCGATTCATCGTTAGAGAACCCGATTCATCGGCTCTCGAATCCATCCAAGGCATCACGGCGAGGGCGGACTAGCCAACGATCGCCAGAATTCCGAGTTGGATCGGAGCCAAGAGGAGGATCGTCGCGAGCGTGACCGCCGAGACGACGCGGATCAGCTCCCGCGCATCGACGATATCAAAGGCGAGGATGACGACGAGCACCGCCGATTGGTAGGGGAAGAAGGGCATCGAGAGCGCGACCGCCTCGGTCAGCGCGACGGGGAGCAACGGGAGGCCAGCGTCGGCAGCGAAGGCGAGTAGAACAGGTGTTACCACGCTCGCGGCGGCCAACCCGCTGACGACGAACATCAAGACGACGGTGAAGACGAAGACGATACCGAGGACGACGAAGAGCGACGCGTCCGTCGGGACGACGGTCAGCAGTTGCTCGGCCAGCGCCGCGGCGACGTTGGTCCGAGTCAGTCCCTCGCCGATCGCGAGCACGGCGGCGATGAAAAAGAGAATCGAGAAGTCGACGTCGGCGACGGTGTCCTCAAAGTCGGCGACGCCGACGACCGGGAGAGAGGCCAGCACCGCTACCAGCATCGCCCCGTAGACCGGGTGAAGGCCGTGAAGCACGTCGGTCACCCACACGGCTACACCCGCGACTAAGAAGAGCAGCATCCGGCGTTCGTCGCGGTTCATCGCCGCTGCCGTCGCGGCGGTGCGCTCGACGGTGAGATCGGACGGTGGTCTAAACAGCGCGTACACCACGGCAACGGTCACGAGCAGTCGCCCGAGGCCCATCACCGGGAACATCAGCACGAACCACTCCGACCACGCGATCGACGCGCCGGTCACGGACTCGAAGATCCCGAGGATCACGATGTTCGGCGATCCGCCGGTGAGCACGGCGTAGCTCCCGAGATACGTGACGAGGACGGGCCCGAAAAACAGCCCGAGTCGCACCCGCCGAGCGTCGAATCGCTCGCCGACCTCCAGTGCCACGGGCGCGAGGACGAGCACCCGAACGATGCCGACGGGGATCACCAACACGAGCAGTAGTCCGGCCGTAGACAGCCCGAGCAGGAGTCGTCGGTACGTCCTCGCCGGCGCGGTGTCCGTCCGCCGGGTGACGCGGTCGACGATCCAGCGACCCGTCCACTCCGCGAGACCGCTTCGACGGGTGGCCTCGCCCATCACCAACCCGAAGGCGATGAGCCACGTCGCCGGCGAGCGAAAGCCCGAGAGCGCGAGGTCCAACGAGAACGCGAGGCCGAGCAGTCCGAGACACAGTACGCCGGTGTACGCCGGCGAGACGACGTTACTGATCCACAGCGTGATACAGAACGCGGTGATCGCGAGCATCGTCGCGCTCGCGGGGCCAAACGGCGCACCGAACCGGACCACGACGGCCGCAACGATGCCGAACGGAACGGCGAGAGCCCTCCGGTTTCGAGGCCATCCGACGGAAGCGGCGATCATCCGTCGTTCTCACACTCCCGTTGGAAGGCCACTGTCTGCACGACTACACCCTCGGAGATTGATCATAAATATATTCGGACTGGTAGTCCGGCGTGTGTGACGAGCGATCCGGGAATGCAGTGACAGCCCTGTGGAGAAAAAGAGTTCTGAAATGGAAAACAAATATGTGGAACTACATCGAGTTTCCTCGGGAGAAACAGACCAGTTACCGGTTACTCTACTGCACAAATTGTCTTTTTCGGCCCTTAACGACGAATCTGTCCGCTCTACGACCTCACAGATGTTCTATAGTAGCGTTTGCAACCCATTGCGCATCCGATCGCACGACGGCGTTCGATCGAGTGAGTGAAGATTTGCAAACGCTACTATATTGTTTGAGTTAGTGGCGTGCCAGATTGATCGCAGGAAGTTTTCAAATGGAGAATCCCACTTATGCGGAAGATAACCGGTGTTCGTCCGTATTTCGGACGGAGAGCGGTCAGAACAGACTTAGCGAACCAATTTCTCTGAATTGGACCGCTGAACGAGCCGTTTCCGAGTGGCGCGAACGCCACAGAGAACGCGAGAGATACCGCCACGGGACGTGGGTCGCCGCTCGGATGTCACTCCGTCACTCGTACCCCTTCGGCCTCGGGTCGCCACTCCATCACTCGCTCGTGGAGCGGCGCGAGAACGCCGTACTCGACGGCAATCAGGAAGACCACGAAAATGATGAGCCAACTCATCATCGTCGGGAGGTCGTACTGGTCGAAGTACCGCCGGAACATGAAGCCGACCCCGCGCGTGAGTAAGAACGCCTCGACGAGCAGCGTGATCTTCCAGCCGATCGAGAGCCCGGAACGGAAACTGGCGAACAGGAACGGCGCGAGTTGTGGAATGATGATGTCTTTGAACGTTTGGAGCCGTCCGGCACCGAAGAACTCCGCCATCTCCGCGAGGTCGGTGTCGAGGTTCCGTGCGCCCTCCCACATATTCAGTCCCACGAACGGCGTGATCACGAGGGGGATAGCGAAGTACCCGCTACTGGCGTCGAAGCCGATCCAGATGGCCGAAACGAACACGATCACGAGCGACGGAATCGCGAGCCACGCGTAGACCCACGTCGCGAGCGTGCTTTCGAGCGTCTCGTTCCGACCGAGCGCGACGCCCAAAATCGTTCCCGCGACCATCGAGACGATGAGCGACGCGAAGAGCATCTCGATGGTCTTCCAGACGTGGAAGTAGAACATGTTACCGTACGGCCCCGGGGTGGTGAGCACGACGACGAGCGCGGCGAAGGTCTCCGGAAGACCGGGAATCACCTCCGGGAGCGTGACGCCGCCGATGTACCACAACGCCAACAGCGTGATGATCGATACGACGGTGTACAGATAGCGAGTCAGCCGGTCCATCTCAATTCACCACGTGCTCGTGGAACTCCCTGTAGAGTTCGGCTTCACGCTTCGCGATATCCGGGTCGTCGTACTGTCGCGGTCTATCGATATCCACCTCGCGTCGAGCGAACATCTCCCCGTCGGTGTTCATCATATAGATGTAATCGGACAGGAACACCGCCTCGTTGATGTCATGTGTGACGAACACGATCGTCTTCTCCTCGCGCTTCCAGATGTCGAGTAGCTCCTCGCGGAGGTCGCGGGCGGTGATCTCGTCGAGGCTGCTGAACGGTTCGTCCATCAGCATAATCTCGGGTTCGATCGCGAGCGCGCGGGCGATCGACACGCGCTGTTTCATCCCGCCGGAGAGCCGCGTCGGGTAGTTGTCGTGTTCGTCGTCGAGATTCACCATCTCGAGGTACCGATCGACCCGGTCGTCCCACTCCTCGTCGGGGACGTCGCGTGCCTCGAGCGCGAATTCGATGTTGCCTCGGACCGTCTTCCAGTTGAGGAGCCGCGGTTCTTGGAAAATGTATCCGAGCGAGAGGTCGTCCGGTGAGACGTCTTTGCCACCGCGTCGCATCGTTCCGCGATCCGGTTGAATCAGCCCGGATATCACGTTCATCAGCGTGGTCTTCCCGCAGCCCGACGGACCGAGCAACGAAACAAACGCGCCCGCCTCGACGTCGAGATCGACCTCGTCGAGGACGAGAATCTCACCCTGTCCGGGTTTTTCGAAGCGCTTGACGATGTCTCGGAGTTCTAACATACCTGTCGACGAATCGGCGCGGTCCGATTTCATCGATCGCTCTTCAGTGGCCATCACAGCGCCCTCCTTCGATGCGTGGCAGAGAATCCCCGCAGAGATCGTCTTGATGCATAAATCGTGTGAACGTGTCTCATAACACGATGGATATTTAATAATCTTACTATGGCGAGTATCCAGCGACGGCTCGTGGCCGACTATTGGTTCTAATTATACACGATCTTCCCGGTATTTTTATTACGCTCGGTAAGTTGCTCGGACATATGCAACGTGTTACCAGAAGGCGGTTCATCGTTGGATCGGGTGCGACGGGTATTGCCGGATTAGCAGGCTGTAGTAGCGGCGGCGACGGCGGTGGCGGCGATGGTGGCAGCGACGGCGGCGATAGTGGAGGTGGCGGTGACAGCGGGGGCTCCGACGGGACCACGGCCGGATCCAGCGGGGATGAGCTGACCGCCGTTCGGATTCAACTCCCGGAGGGGACGATCCACTACCCGATGTACGAGGCCGCGACCGACGCGGGCGTTTTCGAGGAAGAGGGAATCGACCTGACCGTCGATTACGCCCCGTTCAGCGCACAGGTGCAGTCGCTGACCAGCGGCGAAGTCGACGTCAATATGGTCTCGATGATCCCCTATATGGGCAACTACATTCAAGGGGAGGACCTCGTCACCTTCGGCTGGGACGGCTGTCTCC
This DNA window, taken from Halobellus sp. LT62, encodes the following:
- a CDS encoding VOC family protein — translated: MAELAKLGHIAFETPDLEESLWFFRDLMGMKVVEREDDTAYLCALRDYEHHTMSLTEGERGAIDHIGLRAADPESVEEYAEIFEEQGLDVWWTEDGHEAGIGDSIMFESESGHRFEIYYEMEKPDIDGEQRSNIPMRRYSPEYANRVYPQRIDHAHVQDGTPEATSQLFEEEFGMGLNEVFKSADGTIWGWWHATTPLPHDLAVHRLEEDETEFHHIAYHLDHLQDLWDAADILAENNVEIDGGPGKHAITNANYLYVNDPASGIRLELFAGPGYLNFEPDWETVVWQENIGSEDDHQWFGTQYSLGGIPYTDK
- a CDS encoding ABC transporter ATP-binding protein; this encodes MATEERSMKSDRADSSTGMLELRDIVKRFEKPGQGEILVLDEVDLDVEAGAFVSLLGPSGCGKTTLMNVISGLIQPDRGTMRRGGKDVSPDDLSLGYIFQEPRLLNWKTVRGNIEFALEARDVPDEEWDDRVDRYLEMVNLDDEHDNYPTRLSGGMKQRVSIARALAIEPEIMLMDEPFSSLDEITARDLREELLDIWKREEKTIVFVTHDINEAVFLSDYIYMMNTDGEMFARREVDIDRPRQYDDPDIAKREAELYREFHEHVVN
- a CDS encoding SLC13 family permease; this encodes MIAASVGWPRNRRALAVPFGIVAAVVVRFGAPFGPASATMLAITAFCITLWISNVVSPAYTGVLCLGLLGLAFSLDLALSGFRSPATWLIAFGLVMGEATRRSGLAEWTGRWIVDRVTRRTDTAPARTYRRLLLGLSTAGLLLVLVIPVGIVRVLVLAPVALEVGERFDARRVRLGLFFGPVLVTYLGSYAVLTGGSPNIVILGIFESVTGASIAWSEWFVLMFPVMGLGRLLVTVAVVYALFRPPSDLTVERTAATAAAMNRDERRMLLFLVAGVAVWVTDVLHGLHPVYGAMLVAVLASLPVVGVADFEDTVADVDFSILFFIAAVLAIGEGLTRTNVAAALAEQLLTVVPTDASLFVVLGIVFVFTVVLMFVVSGLAAASVVTPVLLAFAADAGLPLLPVALTEAVALSMPFFPYQSAVLVVILAFDIVDARELIRVVSAVTLATILLLAPIQLGILAIVG
- a CDS encoding 2-keto-4-pentenoate hydratase; translated protein: MAVEDDTREELAEALYDALRTQDPIDRLTAEHDLTMEDAYDIQTRFIDRRLDDGAEIVGHKIGLTSDGIQEQLGVDEPDFGRLLDTMFVEGREIPGEDLIAPRVEPEIGFVMEETLEAPVTYLDVLDATSAVLPVVEVIDSRVRDWDIRIQDTIADNASSALYVAGEQASLADTDLSLEGVKLYKNGTLESSGVGAAVLDHPARSVAWLANTLADLDERIEAGHVVLSGSLTPAVDLAPGDVVSVEFTSIGTVNARLAEE
- a CDS encoding VOC family protein translates to MDVIHSAIWVSDVEQTLGFYVGELGLEKTNDFVGGDDARNVYVRGESETEIQFKHKEEHDLGEPSTRRFDHLALEVDDTDALVERLTEETESELLRGPLDSTGVSGRIAFVTDPDGHVLELIEPRDDL
- a CDS encoding aldehyde ferredoxin oxidoreductase family protein — encoded protein: MLHANGSLLTVDVGDRTAETTTIDDELEAFIGGRGVSTKLAHDRIPFDADPLGPENRAYFASGPLQQSSMSFTGRMNMTGVSPLTDGLLSSNAGGYLSRNFVETGHSVVELAGESDELLAVHVTDEGVEFEEVPELAGATVPEVTEEMSDRHGLESENLVTIGPAGENEVRFAAAMTYDERAFGRGGLGAILGSKNVKCVSFDGDSAPEIELPNEDVQMDVHRQAATSDDIFRRQGTTHLVQILNDNFSLPTKYFSEMSFEHAEKINGDRVEEKKYKKAACSMCAFACKLPTEDEASGLETEGPEFETVMAFGSNSLVDDIVDIMKSNELCDDLGMDTISCGNTIAAYLASEDEFGNVELIHELIEKIAHREGIGDTLAEGIDRIHEDLGVENWTVKGLDFAAHDGRVVHGQGLSYAVGNRGADHMYSTMMIPEYNDIIPAEGTAGKADFLIDQENRNAVRDSAVLCQFGLGRIIEEEVFEALFDEDYEDILAVGDRVVTLERHFNNQRGRDTDDDRLPYELPDLESSIQEYYEARGWTDDGIVPSDRVADFAQAD
- a CDS encoding ABC transporter permease is translated as MDRLTRYLYTVVSIITLLALWYIGGVTLPEVIPGLPETFAALVVVLTTPGPYGNMFYFHVWKTIEMLFASLIVSMVAGTILGVALGRNETLESTLATWVYAWLAIPSLVIVFVSAIWIGFDASSGYFAIPLVITPFVGLNMWEGARNLDTDLAEMAEFFGAGRLQTFKDIIIPQLAPFLFASFRSGLSIGWKITLLVEAFLLTRGVGFMFRRYFDQYDLPTMMSWLIIFVVFLIAVEYGVLAPLHERVMEWRPEAEGVRVTE